The following proteins come from a genomic window of Dermacentor albipictus isolate Rhodes 1998 colony chromosome 8, USDA_Dalb.pri_finalv2, whole genome shotgun sequence:
- the LOC135913693 gene encoding oocyte zinc finger protein XlCOF6-like — translation MREAASSKRESIEASISPSTANSGNSQQGCLHQGNLCDCEADKLFHLDAHVGVHTDEHLFKCHLCPWSFSRKDALKRHLCIHTGERPFQYPSCLQRFSQKSQVKQHMRTHTGEKPFQCPSCPRSFSQTPSLKDHLRTHTGEKPFQCPSCLQSFSQKIHLKVHLRTHTGEKPFQCPSCPQSFSHKSTMKSHLRTHTGEKPFQCPSCLQRFSQKAYLKDHLRIHTGEKPFQCPSCLQSFSQKSHLKVHLRTHTGEKPFQCPSCPQSFSHKSSMKSHLRTHTGEKPFQCPSCLQRFSQKAYLKAHQRTHTGEKP, via the exons ATGAGGGAAGCAGCATCATCGAAG AGGGAGAG CATCGAGGCTTCTATTTCTCCATCAACAGCCAACAGTGGCAATTCACAGCAGGGATGCCTCCACCAAGGTAATCTCTGTGACTGTGAGGCTGATAAACTGTTTCATCTGGATGCCCACGTCGGGGTACACACTGACGAGCATCTTTTTAAGTGCCATTTGTGCCCTTGGAGCTTCTCAAGAAAAGATGCCCTGAAGAGGCACTTGTGCATCCACACGGGTGAGCGGCCATTTCAGTACCCTTCATGCCTTCAGAGATTCTCACAAAAGTCCCAGGTCAAGCAACACATGcgtacccacacaggcgagaagccatttcagtgcccttcatgccctcggagcttctcacaaacACCCAGCCTGAAAgaccacctgcgcacccacacaggtgagaagccatttcaatgcccctcatgccttcagagcttctcacaaaagatcCACCTCAAAGTCCACCTGCGCACGCACACTGGTGaaaagccatttcaatgcccttcatgccctcaaagcttctcgcATAAGTCCACCATGAAAAGCCACCTGCGcactcacacaggcgagaagccatttcaatgcccttcatgccttcagagGTTCTCACAAAAGGCCTACCTGAAAGACCACCTGCGCATCCACACAGgggagaagccatttcaatgcccctcatgccttcagagcttctcacaaaagagcCACCTCAAAGTCCACCTGCGCACGCACACTGGTGaaaagccatttcaatgcccttcatgccctcaaagcttctcgcATAAGTCCAGCATGAAAAGCCACCTGCGcactcacacaggcgagaagccatttcaatgcccttcatgccttcagagGTTCTCACAAAAGGCCTACCTCAAAGCCCACcagcgcacccacacaggtgaaaaGCCATGA